The Doryrhamphus excisus isolate RoL2022-K1 chromosome 22, RoL_Dexc_1.0, whole genome shotgun sequence genome segment agggacattacatgttagccggaggtagcagagatgaggatgctgaggttctcattgggagtgaccaggatggataggatcaggaaggagtacatcagagggacattacatgttagccggaggtagcagagatgaggatgctgaggttctcattgggagtgaccaggatggataggatcaggaaggagcacatcagagggacattacatgttctccggaggtagcagagatgaggatgctgcggttctcattgggagtgaccaggatggataggatcaggaaggagtacatcagagggacattacatgttagccggaggtagcagagatgaggatgctgaggttctcattgggagtgaccaggatggataggatcaggaacgagtacatcagagggacattacatgttagccggaggtagcagagacgaagatgctgaggttctcattgggagtgaccaggatggataggatcaggaaggagtacatcagagggacattacatgttcgaggccttggagataaagtcagagaggccagactgagacggttgggacatgtctagagtgaatatattggtagaaggatgttgccaggtagtctctgcagttgagtaaattaCAGCGgtatgaagattttttttgtgttcatcGTGTATTTCCATCGGAGCAACACAGTGCGATGTTTCATTATAGATAAGAGACAGTTATTGTAGCACATCACTGATATGttatctgcacacacacacacacacacacacacacacacacacacacacacacacctcaaagCAAACACTGTGCGATCCAGATAGTGCGTCCCGATGCCCTTGGTAGTCCGTGAcaattctttttcttttttttcagcccTGCAAAAGATAAACGGAATCCATTAGACAGAACATTTGgaaactgtattttgtatttgcaaAGCGGGTAAATGGGTTGTTATGACAACCACCAGGGCACTTATTTGCCGGCTTGGTTTGTTGTGCAAATTGGACGCTAAACAACAATTATCGCCAATGAAATATGGATTGAGTAAAAGCCAGCAAGTCAAACCCAGTTTCCTTTCCACCGCCACCATTCACACAGGCCAAGCATGAAATGACACATCTTGATTGACAGCTCCACAAATGAGAAATTATTTACTGTGAACAGAGCGGCCCGCCTGCTTTTGGCAGAGACGCTAACCGTGTCTTGGAGGCGAACGTGTGAGCGGAAGGTCTGATGATGCGTCATCACAACCGCTGCAGCAAAGGACCgtcttcgccccccccccccaaaaaaaaaatgacattcccTTGGAGACATAACTTTCATGGATGGAAGTGAAATACATGATTTATGTCAATCATTGCAGTCAGGTTATATTCACTATTAAACTGACACACATACTGAttaaaagtattgggacacttgGATGTTGACTCTATTGTCAATGTCAATCCAAAAAGGTGTTTTTAAATAAGCTTTCTTCTACACCAAACTCCTCCAACCATGCCTTTATTGCACTATGTAAACAATTTGCGGCAtagaattgtaaaaaaaaaatgcaataaaaaataaactagcATTATCAAACATGACACTTCACTTATTTGCTTCACAACAAATAGATAAGAAAAAAGAAACAGAGAAAAGATGTTGGTTGGTTAGTTCAAAaaaggacaataaaaaaaaacaaaacataatatcTAAAGATACCATGACATTGAGtggaaatatacaatataaataatatttttcctccAAGAGCCTCCAACATCCTGATCCCAAGTCCGATGCTACCATCTAGTGGTCAGAGATACTTATTACAGCAGTATCACCTCCCTCAACTAGAACTGTTCTAATTTTGTGGGCTAACTTCGTTTGGCAGACATATTCATCATCGTATTTATAAGTAATAATGATTGACACTCATAAATAATGAGCACAAACCATaagaaattattttgaatgaGCTTTATTCCATTTACAAGATTATTTCCATCTTTACATAATACAATCCtcgtaatagtttttttttgtctgatgacTGCTGGAAAAGCTAATGTacatattgtatgtattatCATTTTaggttattattactattattattatcaattgtTACGTATTTTGTCCAGTTTTTCAAAGTTTATTTGATGCTATTTGTTTctctcttatttattatttttgagtatgtgtactgtacagtatatattattcatgtgagtatataaatataaaaacttttatatacacataaagatacaaaatatacacacacaataaaccccacacaaaaagagaagaaaaaaaaaaacagccacctaaacacacacacacaaacaaaaaatccGCCcagtgaaccaggaagtgatcAGGCCAATCAGGAGAGTCTACCAAACTTgcttttgattgttttttttttttaatccttgttaaaaagcctatttataTAATCTCATCTTTAAGAGCGGGAGGTTGGTGTGAGGAGGCCAAGGAGCTCTGCCCGTCCTGTCCCCCCGAACTCAACTGTCTTTTCACGTTTCACTAAAACGTTATCCTCCTAGCGAATGTCTCACTCACTTCTTCTCGTCGCGTCTAACttctgccgccgccgccgacgAGAGCGCTGCAACACCTGCTGCGGTTCTGAGGGTTGTTGTCGTGCAGATCCACTCCCGTCCTGCCGCGACCTGCTTGGCCGGCTCCGGCCTGAGGGTCATTCTTTGGTAGCTTGTTAGCTAACGTGATGAATAGAAgaaaaaatagaagaaaaaaaaacgatcaTCAATGTCActtgtttgttgcatttttgagAAAGGAcgaagaaggaaaaaaacaacgaCCTTCCCAGTGTTTACGCccaccacttaaaaaaaaaaaaagacagcaggctttgctacacaccTTAAAATAAAAGCCATGCCAGCATCTGAGCGACAGCGAAtacgctaacctagcatgatgtcacAACATTATTGATACcagtgtaatgttagcaatgtAGCTCACACAGCTACGCTAGCGTCCCCAACAGTCGTTGTGCTTGGTTTGTTTACGTGGATCACGAGCCCGAGACAAATTCCCGGGAATGTCGACCACGAGCCGCCACTTACCGATGGCCATAAAAATATCGTTGACGTTGAGGCCAGTCTTAGCGGAGGTCTCCATAAAGAGAAGCCCATTTTCCTCGGCGTATTCCTGCCCCTCCtgaggacaacaacaacaaacagtattgaatactgtaaatgatgtcatcatgtgACAATGTCATACCTGATGCTCCACCGCTCTCTTGTCCCCCATGTCCGCCTTGTTGCCGGTCAGAGCGATCACCATGTTGGGGTTGGCTTGTTTATAAAGCTCCTTTACCCAGTTCTTAGCACGTGCAAACGTCTCCTGCAAGCAGCACAACTTTGCCTTGTTATCActcgtaattatttttttaataataattatattatatatgtacagtatattatttacAGTTCTTAGCATGCGCAAACGTCTCCTGCAAGCAGCACAACTTTGCTTTGTTATCACtcgtaattattatttttttaataataattatattatatatgtacagtatattatttacAGTTCTTAGCATGCGCAAACGTCTCCTGCAAGCAGCACAACCTTGCTTTGTTATCACtcgtaattattatttttcttaataattattatattatatatgtacagtatattatttacAGTTCTTAGCATGTGCAAACGTCTCCTGCAAGCAGCACAACTTTGCTTTGTTATCACtcctaattattatttttttaataataattatattatatatgtacagtatattatttacAGTTCTTAGCACGTGCAAACGTCTCCTGCAAGCAGCACAACTTTGCTTTGTTATCActcgtaattatttttttcaataataattatattatatatgtacagtatattatttacAGTTCTTAGCATGTGCAAACGTCTCCTGCAAGCAGCACAACTTTGCTTTGTTATCACTCgtaattattctttttttttaataataattatattatatatgtacagtatattatttacAGTTCTTAGCATGTGCAAACGTCTCCTGCAAGCAGCACAACTTTGCTTTGTTATCActcataattatttttgttaataataattatatatgtacagtatattatttgcATAGTTTTTGCCCACAGGCGCGACTGACCGTGCTGGTGATGTCATAGACCACAATGGCTGCCTGAGCTCCTCTGTAGTACATGGGGGCCAGGCTGTGGTAGCGCTCTTGACCCGCCGTGTCCCAGATGTCAAGCTTGATGGTGGCGTCGCCAAGACTGATGGTCTTAGACTGGAAAGCAGCTGGGAATGACACCAAGTACAGTATAGCAGTATTTTAGCATAGCAGAATACTTTGAGTGTATTGTACGGATACTTAGAAGTAATTCAACATATTGCAACATATTGCCAGCATGAGGCAAAAGTTTCTTTCCAATAGTGTTATGCCAAAAGTCTATTTGTGCTGAAATGACAGAAAAACTGCTGTCCTTTCAGTTGTCATTACTCATATTCAGTGGGTTTGATTCCCTTTACCGGAAGTACTGTCCACACATTATTTTCTGCTGATGGTTGGACGACTTGAACCCGAACCATGTCCAAATGATGGATGTAGTTTTGTATGAGCTTCTCCTGTTTGCTTTCAGCCGTGTTTACTTATTACGGCGACTATGCGTTGTGGCCTGTTGCAGCTTGTCACTGTCGATTTTGCGAGTCACGGCTGGATTGCGTAATCGACGTGTATTATTGCAACAGGGCAAtagaatgctaatgttaccagTGCACACCGTAAATGCTGACAATATAGCTGGGGTGTGAACACGGCAtcaaaacatttgttttattcaaaaagaaagaaaaaatcaaTGTGTGAAAACTCATTATATACAACAAgttaattttttaaacaataataatttgggGTGCATGAAAAAGTGGTTACAATcagttacaatcagtaactgttacatttgttcacttcctgctttcctaatatattttaattattttttttccattcattcacaccctggactggtggccagccaatcacagggcacatatagacaaacaaccattcacactcacattcatacctatggacaatttggagtcgctaattaacctagcatgttt includes the following:
- the LOC131110064 gene encoding ras-related protein Rab-5C-like; protein product: MASRSGGAVRPGGTSVPANKNFQFKLVLLGESAVGKSSLVLRFVKGQFHEFQESTIGAAFQSKTISLGDATIKLDIWDTAGQERYHSLAPMYYRGAQAAIVVYDITSTETFARAKNWVKELYKQANPNMVIALTGNKADMGDKRAVEHQEGQEYAEENGLLFMETSAKTGLNVNDIFMAIANKLPKNDPQAGAGQAGRGRTGVDLHDNNPQNRSRCCSALVGGGGRS